A genomic window from Rhizobiaceae bacterium includes:
- a CDS encoding MaoC family dehydratase N-terminal domain-containing protein: MNNIDIAHLRSWIGNSQHSSDIITPGLVERFRATFGNGLADTGAAAPLGVHWCLSQPAAMPDMLGPDGHPARGGFLPPVPLPRRMWAGGSIKFHAPLPVGGLVTRESRIADVTEKSGRSGSLVFLTVAHEVSTDAGLAISERQDIVYRDVVPGASTPYSAGSAPASSPADLTETVEATTTLLFRYSAITFNGHRIHYDRDYARDVEGYPGLVVHGPLQATLLLNLASRAAGGRLPASFSYRGVSPLFDGASFTINAVRESNGFDLWCGDQHGLITMDGRAEFVV, from the coding sequence ATGAACAACATCGACATCGCTCATCTGAGGAGCTGGATCGGCAATTCACAGCATTCGTCGGATATCATCACCCCCGGCCTCGTGGAGCGGTTCCGCGCGACGTTCGGCAACGGACTTGCCGACACCGGTGCGGCGGCCCCGTTGGGGGTGCACTGGTGCCTGTCGCAGCCTGCGGCAATGCCCGATATGCTCGGTCCCGATGGACATCCTGCCCGGGGAGGTTTCCTGCCGCCAGTCCCGCTACCGCGTCGGATGTGGGCAGGCGGTTCCATCAAATTCCATGCGCCATTGCCGGTCGGTGGATTGGTGACCCGCGAGTCGCGGATTGCAGACGTGACGGAAAAGTCCGGGCGGAGCGGATCGCTGGTGTTCCTGACCGTGGCACACGAGGTCTCAACCGACGCCGGGCTCGCAATCAGCGAGCGCCAGGACATCGTCTATCGCGATGTCGTTCCAGGCGCTTCCACGCCTTATTCCGCCGGATCGGCACCGGCCTCGTCGCCTGCTGATCTGACCGAGACAGTCGAGGCCACAACGACTCTTTTGTTTCGATATTCGGCCATTACCTTCAACGGCCATCGAATCCACTACGACCGCGACTATGCTCGCGACGTCGAAGGCTATCCGGGGCTGGTGGTCCATGGGCCGCTTCAGGCAACGCTGCTTCTCAATCTCGCCAGTCGCGCGGCCGGAGGGCGTTTGCCAGCGAGCTTCTCCTATCGCGGGGTCTCACCGCTGTTTGACGGTGCATCGTTCACGATCAATGCGGTCCGCGAGAGCAATGGGTTCGATTTGTGGTGCGGCGACCAACATGGATTGATAACCATGGACGGACGAGCTGAATTCGTCGTCTAG
- a CDS encoding SDR family oxidoreductase — translation MEDLKGKVILVSGASKGIGAAIARGLGAAGGSVIIHYSSDEAGAVETGRDIPDERKLLVRADLHDLSAAKDLWRQSVDWKGKVDVFVNNAAIMLENGSVDADDETWDEVWNETLQVNVLASARLLRDAVRHFRGNGGGIIVSMSSWAAQRGSHNPGALAYGASKAAVKSLTQSIAHSCARENIFAYTIAPGLVHTQMSEVFLKSQGGKEKIFQGLAMGEWAEPQELGDLVVFLASGKARYLSGATLDFNGASYIR, via the coding sequence ATGGAAGACCTGAAGGGCAAGGTTATACTGGTATCCGGAGCGTCGAAGGGGATTGGCGCGGCAATCGCTCGGGGACTGGGCGCCGCGGGCGGTTCGGTGATCATCCACTATTCATCGGATGAAGCGGGGGCCGTGGAAACCGGCAGGGACATTCCCGATGAACGCAAATTGCTGGTCAGGGCGGATCTTCACGATCTGTCGGCCGCGAAGGATTTGTGGCGGCAGTCGGTCGACTGGAAGGGCAAGGTCGACGTCTTCGTCAACAACGCCGCGATCATGCTTGAGAATGGAAGCGTGGACGCCGATGACGAAACCTGGGATGAGGTTTGGAACGAAACCCTGCAGGTCAATGTTCTGGCTTCGGCCAGGCTGCTTCGCGATGCCGTGCGTCATTTTCGCGGAAATGGCGGGGGGATCATCGTCTCCATGTCGAGCTGGGCGGCACAGCGCGGATCCCACAATCCGGGAGCCCTCGCATATGGCGCGTCGAAAGCCGCAGTCAAATCGCTCACGCAAAGTATTGCGCACAGTTGTGCGCGGGAGAACATCTTTGCCTACACTATCGCACCGGGGCTGGTTCATACCCAGATGTCGGAAGTTTTCTTGAAAAGCCAGGGCGGCAAGGAAAAGATATTCCAGGGATTGGCGATGGGCGAATGGGCAGAGCCGCAGGAGCTGGGCGATCTGGTCGTCTTTCTCGCTTCCGGCAAGGCGAGATATCTGTCGGGAGCAACACTTGACTTCAATGGTGCGAGTTACATTCGATAG
- a CDS encoding CoA transferase, producing the protein MLPLEGILVVSIEQAVAAPTCTLRLADAGARVIKIERAEGETARHYDKAVHGTSAYFAWLNRGKESAVLDIKDDADRQLLERMIAKADIFVQNLAPGATVRLGLGSADLIERYPRLIAVDIVGYPQDSAYRDMRAYDMLVQAESGICAVTGTPDTPVKVGVSMADVATGMNAHAAILEALIERTRTGKGASIEIAMFDAMADFMSVPLLHLDYAGKTTPRTGLAHASIYPYGSFACSDGHIVIVIQNPGEWKRLCDGVLKRPDLFDDPRFLDNPSRVQNREALGTLIADILLSMTRAEAIAALEAHALAWSNVSTVADLSTHPALRRIEIETSGGSFHGVGSPVRRAIKGGAVPALGAHTALIRREFSDAT; encoded by the coding sequence ATGCTTCCGCTGGAAGGCATACTTGTCGTATCGATCGAGCAGGCAGTGGCGGCGCCGACCTGCACATTGCGGCTTGCCGACGCCGGAGCGCGGGTGATCAAGATCGAACGTGCCGAGGGTGAGACCGCGCGCCATTATGACAAGGCCGTGCATGGTACAAGCGCGTATTTTGCCTGGCTAAATCGCGGCAAGGAAAGCGCTGTCCTCGACATCAAGGACGATGCCGATCGCCAGCTGCTGGAGCGGATGATCGCAAAGGCCGACATCTTCGTGCAGAACCTTGCGCCGGGAGCGACCGTTCGTCTGGGGCTTGGCTCGGCCGATCTCATCGAGCGCTATCCCAGGCTCATCGCCGTCGACATTGTCGGCTATCCCCAGGACAGTGCCTACCGCGACATGCGCGCCTACGACATGCTCGTTCAGGCGGAAAGCGGCATTTGCGCGGTCACGGGCACACCGGACACGCCGGTAAAGGTCGGGGTTTCGATGGCTGATGTCGCCACCGGCATGAATGCCCATGCGGCGATTCTCGAAGCTCTCATCGAGCGAACGCGGACCGGCAAGGGGGCCTCGATAGAGATCGCGATGTTCGATGCGATGGCCGATTTCATGAGTGTGCCTTTGCTGCATCTCGACTATGCAGGAAAGACCACGCCTCGCACCGGCCTCGCGCATGCTTCCATTTATCCCTATGGCAGCTTCGCCTGCAGCGACGGCCATATCGTGATCGTCATTCAAAATCCCGGCGAATGGAAGCGTCTTTGCGATGGGGTGCTGAAGCGACCGGATCTCTTCGATGATCCACGTTTCCTGGACAACCCGTCCCGCGTACAGAATCGCGAGGCGCTCGGAACGCTTATTGCAGACATCCTGCTCTCGATGACACGCGCCGAAGCAATCGCCGCGCTGGAAGCGCACGCGCTTGCGTGGTCAAACGTATCGACCGTCGCGGACCTATCAACCCATCCGGCGTTGCGCCGGATCGAGATCGAGACGTCGGGGGGCTCCTTCCACGGAGTCGGCTCCCCCGTCCGGCGCGCGATAAAAGGGGGGGCCGTACCGGCGCTCGGTGCTCATACGGCCTTGATTCGGCGGGAATTTTCAGACGCGACATGA
- a CDS encoding FAD-binding oxidoreductase produces MTGPTGTEPTVAHPDLPEIGILIIGGGIVGSCLAGFLAKEGLDVAVVDSGWAGGTTANAGSLHVQMQSIFLQRFPHLVHRLEASLGLYKSAAAYWSDFQKELGADCEVKVNGGLMIAENQEQLDFLAKKAKREAELGLEVDVLDRASLDRIAPYLGPAVIGAELCAHEGKVNPLLANKAIRAWGKTHGAVRLAEERVLQLTADKAGFRATTARGQIKAGKVVLAAGYESMALAAQLGVHVPTRADPLHMNITEGTAPFITHLVQHANRPITLKQLGSGQAVIGGGWPAELGAPGRIPVVKLSSMVGNLSLAQHIIPQLSPLRVIRTWAGINTGVDGCGVIGAAPSVSGLYFAIPGDAGYTLGPLTARLAADCIQGRAPGEDISSCDPDRFTAI; encoded by the coding sequence ATGACCGGGCCGACCGGAACGGAACCGACCGTTGCCCATCCGGATTTGCCGGAGATTGGCATCCTCATCATTGGCGGCGGCATCGTCGGCTCGTGCCTGGCGGGTTTCCTCGCAAAAGAGGGTCTGGATGTCGCAGTCGTCGATTCAGGCTGGGCAGGCGGCACGACGGCAAATGCGGGCAGCCTGCATGTCCAGATGCAAAGCATTTTCCTGCAACGGTTTCCCCACCTCGTGCACCGGCTCGAGGCGTCACTTGGCCTCTACAAGAGCGCGGCGGCTTACTGGTCCGATTTTCAGAAGGAACTCGGCGCCGATTGCGAGGTCAAGGTCAATGGCGGCCTGATGATTGCCGAGAACCAGGAGCAGCTCGACTTCCTTGCGAAGAAGGCGAAGCGCGAAGCCGAGCTTGGCCTTGAAGTCGACGTTCTCGACCGCGCAAGTCTGGACCGCATCGCGCCTTATCTCGGTCCGGCGGTCATAGGAGCGGAACTGTGCGCGCATGAGGGAAAAGTCAATCCGCTGCTTGCCAACAAGGCCATCCGCGCATGGGGAAAGACCCATGGGGCCGTCCGCCTTGCCGAAGAGCGCGTCCTCCAGCTGACAGCCGACAAGGCCGGGTTTCGAGCGACCACCGCGCGCGGGCAGATCAAGGCGGGCAAGGTGGTGCTGGCGGCAGGCTATGAGAGCATGGCGCTGGCCGCCCAGCTGGGCGTTCACGTACCAACCCGCGCCGACCCGCTGCACATGAATATCACCGAAGGAACGGCGCCGTTCATCACGCATCTGGTTCAGCACGCCAACCGCCCGATCACGCTGAAACAGCTCGGCAGCGGGCAGGCCGTCATCGGCGGCGGATGGCCGGCAGAGCTTGGCGCACCGGGCAGGATTCCGGTCGTGAAACTGTCCAGCATGGTGGGGAACCTGTCGCTCGCGCAGCACATCATTCCGCAGCTGTCGCCCCTGCGTGTCATACGCACCTGGGCAGGCATCAATACGGGTGTCGACGGATGCGGCGTCATCGGCGCGGCTCCGTCGGTTTCCGGGCTGTATTTCGCTATTCCGGGCGATGCCGGCTACACACTCGGCCCGCTGACCGCGCGGCTGGCGGCGGATTGCATACAGGGTCGCGCACCCGGCGAGGACATTTCGTCATGTGATCCGGATCGTTTCACGGCGATATAG
- a CDS encoding SDR family oxidoreductase: MLALLADHVALVTGGARGIGRAIVDTFAQHGARGIVLDTSAALDGVSLPSSFSGRVADVTNESEISAAVQHSVSSFGRLDVVVANAGIVPPWRETDGLDFEEWDRVFAVNSRGVAATIKHAVPAMMKDGGSIIATASINILEPHGRQLAYTSSKHSVMGIVQCAALDLGRYNIRVNALAPGPVATTAMKERLRFRAEQAGRTEEQALQELAAQSPLNRIATESEIGKAALFLASDLSSGITGLLLPVDTGLNVG; this comes from the coding sequence GTGCTTGCACTTCTGGCAGATCACGTCGCCTTGGTCACTGGCGGCGCGCGTGGAATCGGTCGCGCAATCGTTGACACGTTTGCACAACATGGCGCGCGCGGGATCGTACTGGATACGAGTGCTGCGCTCGATGGAGTGTCGCTCCCGTCTTCTTTTTCGGGGCGCGTGGCGGATGTAACGAATGAGAGCGAGATTTCGGCTGCGGTCCAGCACTCGGTGAGTTCATTCGGCCGCCTCGACGTGGTCGTTGCCAATGCGGGAATCGTTCCTCCCTGGCGCGAGACGGACGGCCTCGACTTCGAAGAGTGGGACAGGGTTTTCGCAGTGAATTCGCGCGGGGTTGCCGCCACGATCAAGCATGCCGTTCCTGCGATGATGAAGGACGGAGGATCGATCATAGCCACCGCTTCGATCAACATTCTGGAGCCTCACGGACGACAGCTCGCCTATACGTCATCCAAGCATTCGGTGATGGGGATCGTCCAGTGCGCGGCGCTCGATCTTGGCCGGTACAATATTCGCGTGAATGCCCTGGCGCCCGGACCGGTTGCCACGACCGCAATGAAGGAGCGTCTTCGCTTCAGGGCAGAGCAGGCGGGCAGGACCGAAGAGCAGGCCCTGCAGGAACTCGCCGCGCAGTCGCCGCTGAACCGCATCGCGACGGAAAGCGAAATCGGAAAGGCAGCGCTGTTCCTCGCTTCGGACCTGTCGAGCGGAATAACCGGGCTGTTGCTGCCCGTCGATACAGGACTGAACGTCGGGTAG
- a CDS encoding FAD-dependent oxidoreductase, translating into MSDRVPFTFDGVSLEGRYGESLAAALMGAGYTDFRQTRTGHARSIFCGMGVCQDCLVNVDGKPNQRACMTKLEKSVSVESEIFGRPLPAVAEGQPFKLIDDVPEESPEVLVIGAGPGGLSAAIAARRSGARVVVADERPAPGGQYFKQVLVDGRDVAPPDRQHLEGRRLIETALKLGVEIRNNMDVWGAFGPNDLVATEAGFIRRFSPQRLVVATGAYERGVPVPGWTLPGVMTTGAAQTLWRSYRRLPGARILIAGNGPLNMQVASELKDGGAEIAGVVELAEMPLLKSISALSRMAAAAPRLVRDGLRYRSRLSDVPIVYGSAITRIAPSENGLTVQVSSYPDAGKTGTRTFEVDTVCLGYGFQPSNEILRALGCEHVFDSQRGQFVAVLDDKCRTSVENVYSLGDCTGLGGARVALSNGRIAGWAVAEDLGHAPPPSNELDQERRNLSRHQRFQAALWELYAAPRPKIDLASPDTIVCRCEEVTVSQIQDVLKSENPSIGDLKRATRAGMGSCQGRYCGPILSELVAASKGQPPDDSVRFAPRMPVKPVCIADIARIAKP; encoded by the coding sequence GTGAGCGATCGTGTTCCGTTTACCTTCGATGGTGTATCGCTTGAAGGGCGTTACGGCGAGAGCCTGGCGGCCGCGTTGATGGGCGCCGGATATACGGATTTCCGACAAACCCGGACGGGCCATGCCAGAAGCATCTTCTGCGGCATGGGCGTTTGCCAGGATTGCCTCGTCAATGTCGACGGCAAGCCGAACCAGCGCGCCTGCATGACCAAGCTGGAGAAGTCCGTCAGCGTGGAAAGCGAGATATTCGGACGCCCCCTGCCCGCGGTAGCCGAAGGTCAGCCGTTCAAGCTTATCGACGATGTGCCGGAGGAATCTCCCGAAGTACTGGTGATCGGCGCGGGACCCGGAGGCCTTTCCGCGGCCATCGCCGCGCGCCGCTCCGGCGCACGCGTCGTGGTTGCCGATGAGCGCCCGGCACCCGGCGGTCAATATTTCAAGCAGGTGCTGGTCGATGGGCGCGATGTCGCGCCTCCCGACAGGCAGCATCTCGAAGGCCGGCGGCTGATCGAGACCGCCCTGAAACTGGGCGTCGAGATCCGCAACAATATGGATGTGTGGGGCGCCTTTGGACCGAACGATCTCGTTGCGACGGAAGCGGGATTTATCCGCCGCTTCAGCCCGCAGCGGCTGGTCGTCGCCACCGGCGCCTACGAACGGGGAGTGCCGGTGCCCGGCTGGACGCTGCCCGGCGTCATGACGACCGGCGCGGCGCAAACGCTCTGGCGCAGCTATCGACGCCTGCCGGGTGCGCGAATCCTGATTGCCGGAAACGGTCCGTTGAACATGCAGGTCGCCAGCGAGTTGAAAGACGGCGGGGCGGAGATCGCCGGCGTTGTCGAGCTTGCAGAGATGCCGCTGCTGAAATCGATTTCGGCCTTGTCGCGGATGGCTGCCGCTGCTCCGCGCCTCGTAAGAGACGGCCTCCGCTATCGGTCCCGGCTTTCGGACGTACCCATTGTCTATGGTTCCGCCATCACCCGGATAGCGCCTTCGGAAAACGGCTTGACCGTGCAGGTCTCCAGCTATCCCGACGCAGGAAAGACCGGAACACGGACGTTTGAGGTCGACACTGTCTGCCTTGGGTACGGGTTCCAGCCATCCAATGAAATCCTGCGGGCGCTCGGTTGCGAACATGTCTTCGACTCGCAGCGCGGACAGTTCGTGGCCGTGCTCGACGACAAGTGCAGGACGAGCGTCGAGAATGTCTACAGCCTCGGCGATTGCACCGGGCTCGGCGGCGCGCGGGTAGCTCTGAGCAATGGCCGGATCGCCGGCTGGGCCGTTGCCGAAGATCTCGGCCACGCCCCTCCCCCATCGAATGAACTGGATCAAGAGAGGCGCAACCTTTCCAGACATCAGCGCTTCCAGGCTGCTCTGTGGGAGCTTTATGCCGCGCCACGCCCGAAAATCGACCTTGCTTCCCCGGACACCATCGTGTGCCGCTGCGAGGAAGTGACGGTTAGCCAGATTCAGGACGTTCTCAAATCGGAAAACCCTTCGATCGGGGATTTGAAGCGCGCGACGCGCGCGGGAATGGGCTCCTGCCAGGGACGCTATTGCGGCCCGATACTGTCCGAACTGGTTGCGGCAAGCAAAGGGCAACCCCCCGACGACTCCGTTCGTTTCGCGCCGCGAATGCCGGTCAAGCCTGTCTGCATCGCGGATATCGCACGGATAGCAAAGCCATGA
- a CDS encoding TRAP transporter large permease, translating into MIVLGVGFFFFILIGVPVAFVFGLAALGAVIQSDLPLVVIAHRFFAGLNNYTLMAISFFLLTGMLMEAGGLARRIIDFAMALVGWVTGSLMMVAVLAATALAAMSGSGSADTAAVSAALLPEMKRRKYNIDFSAALIATAGTLAQILPPSTMLVLIAVTNNLSVSALFLGGVFPGLLLVPGLLWLAWRHARKGGPNYAATQSFSIQEVGRTFVNALPALGLGVVISGGIFSGLFTPTEAAAVAVFYTGLVGYFVYGELKLNQIPGIVLRAGAISSGIMFLVGGAMIFNWLMATEGVPELVASWFVGNIDRPWVFLLLMNIFLMIFGMPMESFAMILLLSPIFIEVAQSYGLNPVHVAVVFVFNSVIAMITPPFGGTLFVSAMVAGRPISAVTRHVYSMWAMMTVVLLIVTYFPETVLFLPRLSGF; encoded by the coding sequence GTGATCGTCCTCGGCGTTGGTTTCTTCTTCTTCATCCTTATCGGAGTGCCGGTCGCTTTCGTGTTTGGACTCGCCGCCCTCGGCGCGGTGATTCAATCGGACCTTCCCCTGGTCGTCATCGCGCACAGGTTCTTCGCGGGCCTGAACAATTACACATTGATGGCCATCTCCTTTTTTCTCCTGACGGGAATGCTGATGGAGGCGGGCGGGCTGGCCCGCCGCATCATCGATTTCGCAATGGCCCTTGTCGGTTGGGTTACGGGCAGCCTGATGATGGTGGCCGTTCTTGCCGCAACGGCCCTTGCCGCAATGTCGGGGTCGGGAAGCGCCGATACGGCTGCCGTGTCTGCGGCCCTTCTGCCGGAAATGAAGCGTCGAAAATACAATATCGACTTCTCTGCAGCGCTCATCGCGACGGCCGGCACGCTCGCCCAGATCCTTCCGCCAAGCACGATGCTGGTGTTGATCGCCGTGACAAACAACCTGTCTGTTTCGGCACTCTTTCTGGGAGGTGTCTTTCCCGGTCTCCTGCTCGTTCCCGGACTTCTCTGGCTCGCATGGCGGCATGCCAGGAAGGGAGGTCCGAACTATGCGGCAACCCAGAGTTTCAGCATTCAGGAAGTCGGCAGGACTTTCGTGAACGCATTGCCTGCGCTCGGCCTCGGCGTGGTCATCAGCGGCGGTATCTTCTCCGGCCTTTTCACGCCGACGGAAGCCGCGGCGGTGGCGGTCTTCTATACAGGGCTCGTCGGCTATTTCGTGTATGGAGAACTGAAGCTCAATCAAATACCCGGCATCGTTTTGAGGGCCGGCGCAATCTCCTCGGGGATCATGTTTCTCGTGGGCGGCGCGATGATTTTCAACTGGCTGATGGCCACCGAGGGCGTTCCCGAACTTGTCGCATCCTGGTTTGTGGGCAACATCGATCGTCCGTGGGTATTCCTGCTCCTGATGAACATCTTCCTGATGATCTTCGGCATGCCGATGGAGAGTTTCGCCATGATCCTTCTCCTCAGCCCGATATTCATCGAAGTCGCGCAGTCATACGGGCTGAACCCGGTCCATGTTGCCGTGGTTTTCGTGTTCAACAGCGTGATCGCCATGATCACGCCGCCCTTTGGCGGAACGCTTTTCGTATCGGCGATGGTGGCGGGGCGCCCGATCTCGGCTGTGACGCGCCACGTGTACTCAATGTGGGCCATGATGACGGTCGTTCTGCTGATCGTCACCTACTTTCCTGAAACGGTGTTGTTTCTCCCGCGGCTGAGCGGTTTCTAG
- a CDS encoding TRAP transporter small permease has translation MPLKSVVSWVRRLTDYAVVLIFAFMVVSVMLEVVGRYLNITISHSVETATFAQIWLTTIGASVALRHGSMFALDTFTRHLGLRLARAMSVVIAILGILLVGVLFYGGVILTEGGFRQTSPVLQMPMWPIFIALPIGMTLLCLEIVLQVFEKWNDPFPGNEEELS, from the coding sequence ATGCCCCTCAAGTCGGTCGTCTCGTGGGTGCGGCGCCTGACGGACTACGCTGTCGTTTTGATATTCGCCTTCATGGTCGTGTCGGTGATGCTTGAGGTCGTCGGCCGATACCTCAACATAACAATCAGTCATTCCGTCGAAACGGCGACGTTTGCGCAGATATGGCTCACGACAATCGGCGCCAGCGTCGCATTGCGACATGGCTCGATGTTCGCACTCGATACCTTCACACGGCACCTCGGACTCCGCCTTGCCCGCGCCATGAGCGTCGTCATCGCCATTTTGGGAATCCTGCTCGTAGGGGTTCTCTTTTACGGCGGCGTCATTCTGACCGAAGGCGGATTTCGCCAGACATCGCCGGTCCTCCAGATGCCGATGTGGCCCATCTTCATTGCCCTTCCGATTGGCATGACCCTGTTGTGCCTTGAGATCGTTCTTCAGGTCTTCGAAAAGTGGAACGACCCATTTCCCGGCAATGAAGAGGAACTGTCGTGA
- a CDS encoding alpha-hydroxy-acid oxidizing protein: MQAKSSHTETGPAAKPQLRGWGAGALDSEAARLKRRYPTIADLEKKAARRIPRFAFDYVDSGVGDDKALIRNRAAMDAIEIVPRYGIDMKAVSTDVTLFGRSYSMPVGVSPLGMTGLIWPLADAMIARAAQKARIPYVLSTVSNVPMETIARIAPDVFWFQLYAVPHDDFKVSIDLARRAEALGAHALVLTLDTPARQKRVRDVRNGLVVPFRPSMRTVIDVAKAPLWALATLRQGQPKFANFAPYLEAGASAADSARYVYEKMAGAITWELVARMRDIWKGPLIVKGVQHPDDVEQAAGIGLNGVILSNHGGRQFDAAPAAIDVLPAIKARTGKKLTIMADGSARSGLDVLRYLALGADFTFAGRAFLLGAAAIGEKGPHHVATMFQEELRGVLAQSGATNPAGATTLTVRHPGALSFPPSRRKAL, translated from the coding sequence ATGCAGGCCAAGTCGTCCCACACCGAAACGGGTCCCGCGGCAAAGCCGCAGTTGCGAGGTTGGGGCGCCGGTGCGCTCGACAGCGAAGCCGCGCGTTTGAAGCGCCGGTATCCAACGATTGCAGATCTCGAAAAGAAGGCTGCGCGCCGAATTCCGCGCTTTGCCTTCGACTATGTCGACAGCGGCGTCGGCGACGACAAGGCGCTCATCCGCAACAGAGCGGCCATGGATGCAATCGAAATCGTGCCGCGCTACGGCATCGACATGAAAGCGGTTTCGACCGATGTGACGCTTTTCGGTCGATCCTATTCGATGCCGGTTGGCGTCTCGCCCCTCGGCATGACCGGCCTTATCTGGCCGCTTGCCGATGCGATGATTGCGCGTGCCGCCCAAAAGGCGCGCATACCTTACGTTCTTTCGACCGTTTCCAACGTTCCGATGGAGACCATCGCCCGGATCGCGCCGGATGTGTTCTGGTTTCAACTCTATGCAGTCCCTCACGATGACTTCAAGGTTTCGATAGACCTTGCGCGGCGCGCCGAAGCGCTTGGCGCGCACGCACTTGTGCTGACACTCGATACGCCTGCTCGCCAGAAGCGCGTGCGTGATGTGCGCAACGGGCTTGTGGTGCCCTTCAGGCCGAGCATGAGAACGGTTATCGACGTTGCGAAGGCGCCGTTGTGGGCTCTGGCCACCTTGCGCCAAGGACAGCCGAAATTCGCCAACTTCGCTCCATATCTCGAAGCCGGCGCCAGTGCGGCCGATAGCGCCAGATATGTCTACGAAAAGATGGCCGGCGCAATCACCTGGGAACTCGTTGCGCGGATGCGCGATATCTGGAAGGGACCCTTGATCGTCAAGGGGGTGCAGCATCCCGACGATGTCGAACAAGCCGCCGGCATCGGACTGAATGGCGTCATATTGTCGAACCATGGCGGACGTCAGTTCGACGCGGCGCCGGCGGCCATAGACGTGCTGCCGGCCATAAAGGCGCGAACCGGAAAGAAGCTGACCATAATGGCGGACGGCTCCGCGCGATCGGGACTCGACGTCTTGCGATATCTCGCCCTTGGCGCCGACTTCACCTTTGCCGGGCGGGCATTCCTGCTCGGCGCAGCGGCGATTGGCGAGAAGGGTCCTCACCATGTCGCGACCATGTTTCAGGAGGAGTTGCGCGGCGTGCTGGCGCAAAGCGGCGCAACGAACCCCGCAGGAGCAACCACGCTGACGGTCCGCCATCCCGGCGCTCTTTCATTCCCGCCATCGCGGCGCAAAGCGCTCTAG
- a CDS encoding TRAP transporter substrate-binding protein, translating to MNRRQVLIGASVLALASSHNSGSAMAATKYRFAHFSPTSDPNHQTALSFAEKVKTATNGEYEIEIFPSAQLGGEVDAIEGVLLGTIDISVPSAATLANWVPEMNVLNMPFAFRDWDHYTKVAQGELLDRITEKAAEKNIRVLGMLTSGSRQIMTREPLNSFEGLRGRKIRTVQNPVHVATFNAFGANATAIAYTEVYSSLQTGVVDGGDAANTNYYTEKFYEVAPYWALVNWLFYSNCIIMREDTYQALPDEQKALLSKIGRETGSEHFVRYRKSDEEMLGKLKEAGVTVTTLDAAPFREASKKVYDEFLKTDTEKELLGLIVSN from the coding sequence GTGAATAGACGTCAAGTGCTGATTGGCGCCTCCGTGCTGGCGCTGGCTTCGAGCCACAATAGCGGCTCGGCAATGGCCGCAACAAAATATCGCTTCGCGCACTTTTCGCCGACAAGCGATCCCAATCACCAGACGGCCCTGTCGTTTGCCGAGAAAGTCAAGACAGCTACGAACGGCGAATATGAGATCGAGATCTTCCCATCGGCGCAGCTTGGCGGCGAGGTGGATGCGATCGAGGGCGTGCTGCTCGGAACCATCGATATTTCCGTGCCGAGCGCCGCGACGCTGGCCAACTGGGTTCCGGAAATGAACGTCCTGAATATGCCGTTCGCTTTCCGTGACTGGGACCACTACACAAAGGTTGCGCAGGGCGAGTTGCTTGACAGGATAACCGAAAAGGCGGCCGAGAAGAACATTCGGGTGCTTGGAATGCTCACCTCGGGCTCGCGCCAGATCATGACCCGTGAGCCGCTCAATTCATTCGAAGGGCTGCGCGGCCGCAAGATTCGCACCGTCCAGAACCCGGTTCATGTGGCAACGTTCAACGCCTTCGGCGCCAATGCGACGGCAATTGCCTACACCGAGGTTTATTCGTCGCTGCAAACCGGAGTGGTCGATGGCGGCGACGCCGCCAATACCAACTATTACACCGAGAAATTTTACGAGGTTGCTCCCTATTGGGCGCTGGTCAACTGGTTGTTCTACTCGAACTGCATCATCATGCGCGAAGACACGTACCAGGCCCTGCCGGATGAGCAGAAGGCATTGTTGAGCAAGATCGGGCGCGAGACCGGCAGCGAACATTTCGTTCGCTATCGCAAGAGCGATGAGGAGATGCTTGGCAAGTTGAAGGAAGCGGGTGTTACTGTGACCACGCTCGATGCCGCGCCCTTCCGCGAAGCCTCGAAAAAGGTCTACGACGAGTTCTTGAAGACTGACACGGAAAAAGAGCTGCTCGGTCTCATCGTATCGAACTGA